The genome window CATCAAGATTTAATAAATCAACTCTGTCACGAATCTTCCAGTAACCGCCGACTGGAGGCACATATCGAAAGAATGTCTCTTTCGGAACATCCTTCAAGTATCTATCCAGCTGCTCCCAGAATGGGCGGTTTTCCTTGTCTCTGGCATATTCCGCTCcataaatattctgaaaactggttttttgaaaagattaaaaaataagtgcCAAAACATACGTTGAACAGAATATTGTTATGCTCCAAACCGACAATAAACTTGACACTCAATCGACACTTGGCAATTTCTTTCTTCGGAACTCCTTGCGTATAGTTTTCACAATCACTTTTAGTTTGAgtaactgtaattttttctcgttggaactttttaaattaacaataatttgaaaattgcgcAGTATTTGCCGGCTGGCGATAAtatgaatatttaatttctaaatatattttaacttTGAATCGTAAATAAGCATTAACTTTATTGTGATATGATCacttttttcgatgaaaaaactTACTAAACGCAGATGAAATGTACGCATCGCACGTGCGATATTCTTCATCGGTGAGAAATGCATATTTTGCAGGTTTGTTCATTTTCATTAAAGTGTGAGATGACGTATCCCGAGCACGAGATGACCTATCCCGAGAACGAGATGAACTAGAGCTTCGGCTACTGGATCTTTTTCGTCTGCGTTCCttctttcttctcttcttttcacGACTCCTGCTGCGTTGCCTGCCATTATCCCGATCGTATCGGCGACTGTGAGATCTCGATGGACTCCTGCTGTTGCTTGCTGAACGTTTACGACTTGTGGATTGTTGACTTGTTTCTGGTGGATCTTGGCAACCATTTAAGCTTTTAACGGACGGAAATGTATTGTAAGCAGTTGCCTGAGCTGCTCGGGCCGCAATTTTCGCGTCTctcctgaaattttatattattttcaaactagaaaaattatttacgcACAAGGCATTTTGCTTTTTCACCTCTGGGAGAGTGAAAACATCATCTGGATCAATGTACCTGTGGGGGCTCATTCTAATCTGAAAgcaaaaataagtttaaagtttaaatgTCACTGGCCTCACCCGAACACCACCATTATCGTCATCACTATCAGATTCTCCAATTCCAACTTGCTGAAAAACAGAGTCATTCTGCACGGCGAGTTTCtgtttttcgtttctttttagAGTGGTAGTCTGAAATAAATCGCatgaaagatgaaaaaaaaaactaaatatttctCACCGCTCGTTGTTGAACAGCAGCCCTTGTTTGCGTATAAAGATCTGGATTCTCACCAgaaattcctggaaaaatgaattttgcaTTTATAAAAATGAGATGAATTCGtagaaaaaacttactttctggatttttcaatCCATTATTTCCATACGCTCGAAACATTGTTCATTAAGTTTGGTATGATATTACCCTGAAAACAGCTTAATTCACAATTTgcataattgtttttttaatgaaagaaagaaagttttaaacaaaaaaaaaaaggaaaaatgtgactgttcgaaaagaaaaacaaaggtgtgggaggccccacgaaaaggggagcagaacgaaaaggggatctgcaaaaaggggagatacgaaaaggggagatacgaaaaggggagctggcactgtgccaaacgcacaaaacgcaatttttctcacgcaacgcacgttgatttttgaagttttcttctagaagatacgcttaacaacacgcgacgcgtaacatcggagccgatgcaccatgtttcgGATCGGTATAGGTTCAAAAGTGGTAGaattatataatttattaCTGATAAATCCGTTGaatgataaaaatgagaaagctCATATTTAACATGCGACCTGCCGGTCCGGGAGTAAAACGAAGAAGTGACGATTTCCTTGCGCGGTGTCGACGTGTTGGGGTTTGATGTGCATGTGTGGTAGTACTGTAACACTCGTGACGTGTGTGTCTTTTGGCGCGGCTTTCAAACAGGAGTTTCCCGGCTTTGTCGTTGTTGATGACTTCGGTGGATTGTCGTGAGCATTTAGAATACGGAAAGACTTCGTAATAATCATAATAATTCTTTAATATTTCCTTGACGCATTTCCTGGGTATTAATATCATTTCTCAGTCGTGATCGGCGGAACATCAGTATTCTGCGTATTCGCGACAATCGTTGTAtcgttttcttcgagaaaaatagcgtttggcacagtgccagatccccttttcgttgctccccttttcgtatctcccctttccgtatctccccttttcgcagatcccctttttgcagatccccttttcgttctgctccccttttcgtggggcctcagATGTGGCCTTTGAACGCTGGCGCACTTTACGATATCGAGAAATGCGTCAGAAAATGTCATTGGAGCATAATCTGCCTTAGcgatttctgtttttttccaacaatcttaatttaattttttaaagtttatttttcaatgcagaatgtgtttcaaaaaatagaaattcgtGAATTATAACGACGGCAGGTCTTTTTTGACGGCAGGTCCTTTAAATTCAGGGAAAATGAGCCGGAAAATCTGTTTTGCATCATCtaattttactgaaaaggTTGCAACTCTGTTTTAATACTACGTTTTCTTCAAGGATTACACAAAGTCTCTCCGAATTTCATTCCTTTAAAGAAATTATTGTTTCATACTTTGGCATAAGTACATATATAAATCATTTCCTTTAATCAATATTCCTTAGAATATTTTTGCACCATCCCAAGCTTCAATCTATTCTTTCAGATGTCTTGGTTATTTGGTGTTCAAAAAAACGCTACTCCGCAGATTCCGGATGATTTTCAAGCAGGTGCTGCTCCTGGCGGTCCACAACAACCAGGTCAAGGCCAACGGCAAGAGGGAAACAGCAAAATGGCATATTCCTTCGACTCAACAGCTTTGGAGCGTGCCGCCAAGGCTGCTCGTGATCTagagaaatttccaaatgcCAAAGAAGCTCTTGAATTGTCGAGAATGCAAGAAGTTACACGCCAAAAAGAGGTCGAGAACGAGACCAAGAAGATCGAAGCTCAATTGGCCAATATGAAATCAGAGCACATTCGTGTTGCTGAAGAAGAACGGAGGAAGACTTTGGGAGAAGAGACTAAACATGCGCATTCggtaatttttccaaacatcTGAATACATAACaactaaataatttcagcGTGCTGAATATCAAGATCAATTGGCCAGAAAGAGAGCCGAAGAGGAGCTTGCCATGAAAGCTAGAATGCAGGAAGAAAGCCTCCGAAAACAAGAAGAGTCTGTCAAGAAGCAGGAACAACTTCGCAAGCAAACTATTGAGCATGAGTTAGCATTAAAACACAAATACGAGCTCGAGAAAATTGACGCAGAGACCAGAGCCAGGGCAAAGGCTGCTCGAGATAACAGAGATGTAAACTTAGAGCAAATGAAGCTTCACGAAGAAGAGAACCGAAAAACtgtcattgaaaaaattaaaaccagTGGAGAACTTATCGGTTCTGGactcaatcaatttttgaatgataaaaCGAAAATCGCTGCTGCAGTAGGAGGATTGACTGCTTTGGCTGTCGGCTGGTATACCGCTAAACGAGGAACTGGAGTCACCGCAAGATACATCGAATCTCGTCTCGGAAAACCAAGTCTTGTAAGAGAAACATCCAGAATCACTCCACTTGAAGTACTCAAACACCCAATTAAAAGTGTTCAAATGATGACTCGTCAGAAGAAGGATCCACTGAATGGAGTTGTATTACCACCTGCTTTGGAACGTCGTCTTCGTGATATTGCCATTACCACCTCAAACACAAAGAGAAATAATGGACTTTTCCGTAATGTAATGTTCTACGGACCACCAGGAACCGGAAAGACACTTTTCGCAAAGAGTTTGGCTCAACATTCCGGACTCGATTACGCAGTTCTCACTGGAGGAGATATTGCTCCACTTGGACGTGATGGAGTATCTGCAATTCATAAAGTATTCGACTGGGCTTCAAAAAGTCGCAAAGGGTTGATTGTTTTTATTGACGAAGCTGacgcttttttgcaaaagagaTCAAAGAATGGAATGTCTGAAGACACACGTGCAGCTCTCAACGCTTTCCTCTTCAGAACTGGAGAGCAGTCGAGAAAGTTCATGCTTGTCGTGGCTTCTAATCAGCCAGAGCAGTTCGATTGGGCAGTTAACGATCGgtaatccttttttttaaataaaaaacagaatttatTATTCTTTTCAGTTTCGATCAGCTTGTCGAATTCACACTGCCAGGAATGGAAGAACGTGAACGAATTCTTCTGCAATACTTCAACGAGCACATCGTCACTCCAGCAACTAGTGGATCTCGTTCTCAACGACTGAAACTCGATAACTTTGATTGGGTTGCTAAGTGTAATGAAGTTGCCAAAAAGACATCTGGAATGAGTGGAAGAGAATTGAGTAAACTTGTCATCGGATGGCAAGCTTCTGCATATGCATCTGAAACCGGAGTGCTCACCGAGGCTATCGTTGATCGTAATACTGCTGACGCAATGGTTCAACATGAACATAAGATGGAATGGCTTGAGAAGGAGCAATTGAAAGCTCGTAACCAAGAAGTCAAGTTCGGAACTACGTTGAAGAGAGAAACTGctgtttaatttcaaaatattcatttcCTTGTTCATGATACTCTATTGTTTTCTATTtacgtttttttgttgttttttcttttctgaaatcttCAAACTTCCGGTAATTTCGTAATTTCATTCTTAATCAGAAATTTTGCtgataatataatttttttagataattcaATTAGGCCCttgtttttctattgttttttttcgttttccccTTATTTTCTAGGTCAgtcatttttatttagtttttgtgTAGTAATTTAAGTAGAGTGAAagattattgttttttttttgttaataaagAAACTCTTCATTTTAATGTAATACTAACTAATAATCGCTTTTGTTgcacttcaatttttcatattttgaaagcttctgaagagaaaaagcaaaaaaaataattttcagcccaaatGTTCGATTAAAACGATCAAATGGatactgaaacaaaaaacttgcgGGAGGCCGGAGAGGTCTTTCTGTTTATGCACAGGTAAGAAGGAAAAAGCTGGCAATATatggttttttcagaaaataagaaatcaattgaaattaaaCGTTTATGAGCTTTTAGCctaatatttccagaaaagcAACAATAAAAAGCTAgaaaccacaattttcaatatcagaaatcctgaaaaacaataatttcagaatcttcCGTGCATCCCGCAATCTTCGTGCACATTGGTACATTGATCATCTCGGAAAGGCCGTATCAATCGAAGAAGTTCCACAATGCTCATCATATAAACCATCAAAAGATCCAAAAGATGAGTACAGGCAAGAGATGACAGTCATCGGGATTGTACCAGCCGGAGGAGATGGTACAGAAGTCGTTGGAGACGAGCAATTCATTGTGACTGTCAGAACGAAATGCACATATATATCCAGATATTATCGAATTGTTTTTGTTCTTGATCTCAGTCCATCCGTTGTTATGGCGGTGAGTTGGTTTTGGCACGGCTGCGCTGCATtgttcatctgaaaattctacaaaatgagccttggttttttggtcccaaaaaccaaaaaatcaatgtttcgtcaaaataccaaaaaaaaaaacaaatgaaaaacctAACAAGTCCCAGCCCAGAGCAATTGTGCGAAATCACGTAATTTTTCAGGACGATGAATCCAACTGTTGCCTCGTTGATCGAATCATCCCAAGCCTTCGAAATGCTCTACGATCATCAGTAAAATCATTTGTCATACCCGGAACGAATCGAATTTTTCGTCCTCAAGTTCACACGTCCATCTGCTTGTTCACACCTTTTATGAAGTTTGAGGAGACTTTTGTACGTTCTTTTTTCCGCTTGCATCCGAAttcataaattatttcagacgTTATGCCAAGGAGTCTTCGTCACTGAATCAAATGTTGATATGGTAATTGAATCGGTTGAGATAAAGTTCGTCGACATCTACAAACGACTGTTCACCTTCTCCCGTCCGATTCTCGAAATGTGGGGAAAACTGAAACGTCGTCACAAGCACAATAAATTCGATTCACTTTGTGAGAGTGACTCGCAGAGTGAAGATTGCAGTCGAAAAGTACCATCAGCGGAAAATATTCACTTATCTGAATCTTCCGCAGCATCGACTTCACACAAAAATGATGGAGATGCAGACAGAGCAATGGATGGTGGGAATCTTATGTCAATACAACGTGGAATATGGTCTGCAACTGAACGTCATGAAGATCAGAAACAATTGTCATTTGCAAGTGATAAGAGTTATGTTGCACCGGATTGGTCGCTGATATTTATGCTTCGAATGGGTCTTTTACAGATTCAGATGCTCCCCGAAAATACTCAATCTAGTGAGTTATCAAGTCACAGGGCtgggaacaaaaaaaattagatttcccagaaattgaaaaaaaaaagttttttcgattttctgatattctgaaaaaaaaacagattttacaGATAagtggaaaaacgaaaaaaaaattcaatttcacaaaagaaaggtttttaaaaaaatattttcgatttttcaaaaattagcttcaaattttggttttttctcaaattatgaacaaaattagaattaaaaaatcatattttatgattctttttttttttttgaattaccgatattccgaagaaaaattgcgatttttcgaACAGcggaaaaactttttaaaaatttcgattttacaaaaatttggacttttcttttgaagattttccaatttttgaaaatcgagaaaaaaatcaaatcacaAAAATGGGTAAAAATATAGttgtttcgattttccgatattccaaagaaaaaaaaagtgtctttccatatttaaaaaaattgaactttaaaaaatttgactgaaaatttattctaaaaattgtaaaattgaaaatttgagcttttttttcattatacAACGAAAACTTAATTTCAGATCTGGTGATAATCTCTGATTCAGTCTGCGGTATGCCTGACGAAGAAGCTTTGCAAAATGTTCTCACCCAACTCCGCAGTTACACAGTTGCATTTTCGTTCATTCAATTACAAAAGAAAGCTTGTACAGAACCTGTATT of Caenorhabditis elegans chromosome II contains these proteins:
- the atad-3 gene encoding ATPase family AAA domain-containing protein 3 (Confirmed by transcript evidence), whose amino-acid sequence is MSWLFGVQKNATPQIPDDFQAGAAPGGPQQPGQGQRQEGNSKMAYSFDSTALERAAKAARDLEKFPNAKEALELSRMQEVTRQKEVENETKKIEAQLANMKSEHIRVAEEERRKTLGEETKHAHSRAEYQDQLARKRAEEELAMKARMQEESLRKQEESVKKQEQLRKQTIEHELALKHKYELEKIDAETRARAKAARDNRDVNLEQMKLHEEENRKTVIEKIKTSGELIGSGLNQFLNDKTKIAAAVGGLTALAVGWYTAKRGTGVTARYIESRLGKPSLVRETSRITPLEVLKHPIKSVQMMTRQKKDPLNGVVLPPALERRLRDIAITTSNTKRNNGLFRNVMFYGPPGTGKTLFAKSLAQHSGLDYAVLTGGDIAPLGRDGVSAIHKVFDWASKSRKGLIVFIDEADAFLQKRSKNGMSEDTRAALNAFLFRTGEQSRKFMLVVASNQPEQFDWAVNDRFDQLVEFTLPGMEERERILLQYFNEHIVTPATSGSRSQRLKLDNFDWVAKCNEVAKKTSGMSGRELSKLVIGWQASAYASETGVLTEAIVDRNTADAMVQHEHKMEWLEKEQLKARNQEVKFGTTLKRETAV